The Loxodonta africana isolate mLoxAfr1 chromosome 1, mLoxAfr1.hap2, whole genome shotgun sequence genomic sequence CAGGGGAGAGGGGCTGAAGTTTTAGTTATGTAGTGAGACCCCCAATAATAGCTCTGGACACCGAATCTTCCTGGGCTTCCTAGTTGGCAAAAATCTGCTTTCGTGGATGACAGCATGTCACGTTTTGGAACATGGAAGCTCCCcattgggaaccctcccagacctcacccgaTGCATTTCTTCTTTATCCTGATCCTGCTTTGTATCCCATTAATAAAGCTGTCATCATAATTATAGCACTTTCCATGAGTTCTATGAGCCATTCCagaaaattatcaaacccaaaggaGTAGTGGGAgctagcaggtcagaagtgagggggccAGGAACCCCTGAGCTTACAGTTGGTATCCTGAGGAGGTAAAGGAAATGCCAGGATTTATAGCCAGCAGATCATAAGTGAGGGAGCCCAAGGGGGCCCCCAAGCCTGAGGTTGGCATCCAGAAGGAGTAGCTGGAGAACACTGAATTTATTGCCAGTGGGTCAGAAGAAAGGGGATCCTCAGGGACTCCCAAGCTTTCGGCTGGCATCTGGTCTTGGGCTGACTTAGAAGTCTGAAAGATGGTGTCCTTTGAACTTTGAGATCTGACCTAGCTTCTGATGGCTACGGTCAGAGACAGAAGTGCTGCATGGGAAGCTGGTCTCAGAATTGAAAAATTAAAAGAGGGGATTTGTTGTATCCTCATATAGGTCTATTCATATTTTCTTTGAGTCAGTTTgatagtttgtgtctttctaggaatttgtccatttcatctaggttatctaacTTGTTGACATGCAAtcgttcatagtattctcttataatcctttttatttctgtaaggttggTAGTAATCTCCCCTCTTTCATTCCTTATCTTAGTAATAggagtctctttttttcttgatcagtctagctaaaggttcatcaattttgttgcttttttcaaAGGACAAACCGgggtttgttgattttctctattgtctttctattctctatttcattcattttcactgcaatatttattttttcctttcttctgtttgctttaggcTTAGTTTACTGTTATTTCTCCAGCTTCTTCAGGTGGAGAGTTAGGTTAAttatctgagttttttttttcaatgtaggcatttacagctataaatttccctctgagcactgcttttgctgtatccctaaagttttggtatattgtgttttcattttcatttatcctCAAGTATTTTGTAATGTCCTTCAAATTTCTTCTTTAATCATTGGTTATTTaggagtgtgttgtttaatttccacatagttgtgaattttcagttttcttcctCCCGTTACTGATTTCTAACTTCATTCCACTGTGGCTGAAAAAATATCATGTATGAttaaaattcatttatatttattgagactttgtcCTATGGCCTAACATATGATTTATCCTGGAGAATTATTCATGTACATATTAGAATCTGTATTCTGCtgttattgggtggagtgttgtgtagaTGCCTGTTAGGCCTCCTTGCTTTATTGTGTTGTCCCAATCTTCTATTTCCATACAGATTTTCTgtccattgttctatgtattaTTGAAAGTTGGATATTGAAAAGTCACCAGCTATTATTGTTGAATTGCCTATTTTcccttcagttctgtcagtttttgccatCTGTATTTTGGCATTCTTTTGCTGGGTGCATTTATGTTTATAAATGCGTCATCTTCTTATTGATTGatcattttatcatttaaaaataaatattttttattgctaATGAAAatctttgtcttaaagtctattttgtatggttttagtatagccactccagctctcttttggttactgtttacaTCATATTATCTTTTTCTGACCTTTTACTtccaatctatttgtgtctttgaatctaaagtgtgtctcttatagacaatGTACAGTTGGATCATGGTtattttatccattttgccaatctctgtcttttatttGGAgtgtttaaaccatttacatttaatctgGTGACTGATAAGGTATTTTTACATCTgccattttttctatttatcttcTATTTGTCTTATGCCTTGTTTGTTCCTCTATTCCTCCATTACTGCTCTCTGTTGTGTTAAATAGGTATTTTCTAGTGCACCGTTGTAATTCCCTTGTCAtttttttactgtttgtttttgagttattttcttagtgATTGTCTTGGGAATTACAACTAACATCTTCACATACAACAATCTAGTTTGGATTAGTACCAACTTAATTTTAATAGCATACAAAAACTTTGTTCTTATGTAGCTCCATTTCCTTCCATCCTTTGTGCTGTTATTTTCatacaaattacatcattatacattGTTTACACATCAACAcatatttataattattgttttaaGCAGTTGTCTTTTAAATAAGATAGGAGGAAAGTCATAGACAAAAAATACACTCATGCTATATTTTATACTTACTGATTGCAGTTACCTTTACcagtgctctttatttctttgtgtggaTCTGAGTTATTGTCTACTGTCCTTTCATTTCAACCTGAAAGCATTTTAATAGGGAAGGTTTGCTAGCAGCTAATTCtctcactttttgtttatctgaaaatgtcttaatttttccttcatttttgaagaataGTCTTGCCAGGTATAGAATTCTTGGGTGACAGTTTTGTTTTCCAAAACTTGGAATATGgcatcccactgccttctagcctccatggcttctgatgaaaaatcagctgttcatTTTGTTGAGGCTCCTTTGTATGTCATTAGTCACTTTTCTTTCGCTGCTGTCAAGAGTCTCTCTTAGTCTTTGAATTTcaacagtttgattataatgtgtgcAGATGTgggtctctttgagtttatcctacttAGAGTCCATTGAGATTCTTAGATCTGTAGATTAACATTTTTCATCTAATTTGTGGAGTTTTTAGTTATCATTTCTTTGAATATTATTTCTGccactttctctcctttcttctgaGACTCCCATTATATGTATGTCAGTGCACTTGATGGTCCCACAAGTCTCTGAGACTCtgctaattttttctttattcttttttgttgttgttgttcctcaaACTAGATAATCCGAATTGACCTATCCTCAAGTTTGCAAATTCTTTCTTTTTGCCATTCAAACTTGCTGCTTAgcccctctagtgaatttttcatctcagctattttattttttaactccaAAATTTCTACTTGGTTCTCGTTGCGATTTCTAAGTATTCTATTTGGTGAGACATCATCCTCatattttcttttagttctttaaACATGgcttcctttagttctttgaacatatttagaATGATGACTTAACATCTTTGTCTAATAAGTTTAATTTCTGTGCTTCTTAAAtgacattttttcattttttttttcctgtgaatgggCCATGCTTTCTTACTTCTTTGCATGTCTTGTAAATTCTGTTGAAAACTGGACACTTAAAATATTATGTGCCAACactggaaatcagattctcccCCCTCCACAGTGTTGTTGCAGTTGCTATTTGTTGTTGTAGTTTGTTCAGAGGCTTTTCTGAAGCAAGAAAAGAACCTTTTCTAACTCCTTTCTCATGGActacttctttctttcttattagTTCTCCCTTCCATGCACCTGCTAATCACTgacccagactttttttttaaattaatactaAAATACTAAAAGGATTGCAGACACAGACCTTGGAGTAGAACACTTGGAACACTTGATTTTACCTCTAAATTCCTGTGTCTAAGGGAAAAGACAAATTGAATGCAGAAGGgccataaaaggacaaataaaataattaggatcTTGGAGGCAGGACATAAAAAGATTACAAGGCTGTGGGCAAAAATGAAAGCTAACAGGTGTGAAGGAAGATCTATAATGAAAgcatttttaaattatgaaagatGTGGAGGGTCAAATTTATTCTCCAAATGTACTAGCTCTGAACCAATAAGGGAAAGATCTTCTTGAAAACTTCAGGAAGGTGAGTTTAGGGCAAGTAAAGGAAAACTACTTCATTTCCATATAGCCTCTTGTTACCCAAGGAAATACACGCATAAATAGATGGCACAAAGTTTAGATAAAAATAAGGGTAGCAGAGGCATGGAAGGTTCAAAGGGCAACCAGAGTAGTTTGTGCTTGCTTATAGCCTATATACAAAGTTAATTTTAGCAAGGACACCTCAGCCCTGCCCGCGGTGCCACTGCAGTTGTTCTCATCTCAATTATTCCTAGACTTCCAGCAAGAAGAACACAGAGTCACCCAGCTCTAAAATATTGAAGACTTTATTGGTCTCAGGGAATTCTCAAGAAGAGGTCAGGGAGGGGTTTTTCAAAGGGGATGGAAAGCCCAGCAAGGAAATTATCTCTACACTAGTGCTGCAAAAATGTCAATGTTTATTAATTACCATCTATGTGTCAGGAACTTTGCTGGGGCTGGCAGCTTTAAGGTCATAAAAGAGGACAGGACTTAAGGGTTCAGCAAGTAAGTCAGTCATTGGGGTGGAGAGCACAACAAGTGAGAAAGGAAGCTGAGATTGGAGTTTGTAGGGCACTGGAATTCAGATGTCTCTTAGGTCCTCTTCTTTTACATAAATATTGTCACCTGTATCAAGACAAACACCGTTACTGTCATCTGTGGGTTCAGAACTACAAATTCAGGCCTAATTTCGTCAATCTTTTTATATCTGCTCCCTCTCTTGTCCCTGACTTGTCCCGGCCCCAGGCATTAGGCGGTCATTCCTGCACTTGCCATTGTCTTCCAGGTGAGCAGCAGTGAGAAGTCAAGGAGAACCTtaaagtgatagaattttgcctcAATCTCAAGCTGACTTTGGGGGCAGcctaaatgcttcaagtctccAAAATATCCTGAGAAGGAAAGTGGCCACATTACTGAGGCCACAGGATAAGCCCAACGCTGAGATGATAGCAATGAAGGATAATTGGTCACACTGTGTGAAACTGCTCTTTGAACGGATTCCTAAGACAGTGTGTATTTTCTCAGGTGATCTCTGTTGACTATCTGATATGACTGAGTACTTTGTCGTTCCTGAAATTCTTTACTCCCTTGGCTTATATAATAACATGTTCCCAATTCTTCAGCCTCTCTGctttctctcagttttctttgaGTACTTCTCTTATTGTATTTTGTTAATAATGGATTCTtgaattaattttgatttttaagaatattgtgttaaaatatcatttatcttgattactgaggttttggtgcttccttaagttTTGTATGCAAAGGCAAGTGGCTTACCAGTCACAGCCCTACTTTCTATAATTCCCCTTAAAGACCAGCATTCTCCAGGgctctcctcattctcttctTCTCATTCTGAACAATCTCCTTGGGCAATCTCATACCTTCAACAGTGACCTAAATACATGTAGATCACTGACAAAGTTATTTATCTCCAGCTTTGGCCTCTCCATTTAACTTCATACACCCATTTTCAACTGTTTATAGGACTCCCTACTTAGTTGTCTAACAGGCATCCAACCCAACATGTCTAAACTAAGCTCTTCATTTTTTCCCCTAAACTCACCTCTGGTCTTATGCTTACTATCTCAGTAAACGTCACTATGACTCAGTTTATCACCCAGGACAGAGTCAGTGTCCAGTCAGTGAACAAGCCTGTTGATCCCATCTCTGACATATCTCCTCAAATCTGTCTTCTCCTTTACATACATTCTGTTATTACTATAATTAAtgtcttattattttttacttgaaCTAGTCTTTATATTACCACCAGAGTCATCGTTTTATGTGTAAATTTGATCATATCTGATCAAAATATCCACAGTTGTACTGTTGATTGCCTGCTAAGCAGTCCCAACTTCACCAATTACTAGATCTGTGATTTTGTAGaagtttttaagttttaaaatcaaTATCCTCTTTGTGAACAAGGAATAACATTAGTGCCTATCTAAAAGGATTACCAAGAGAATCAAATGGCACTGTGTATATAAAATACTTGGAACTATTCCAGGTACATAGTAAGTGTTCCAAAAACTGTTACTAATTATTGTGTCATTGTCCTACTTAAAATCCTTCAGTGGTTCTACAGTCACTTACAGCATAATATTCAAAGCAGAGCACACATGGTACATAAGGTCTTATGAAAGGTTCCCTGCCTACCTTTTCAGCCTTTGGTGATGTCCCAGCATGCTTTCTATTTACAGCCATGATGAACTCCTTAAATGGATCTTGTTGTTTTACACCACTGTTTCTATctttttccttctgcctggaatgcctttcctttcttttcctagcTGTACTATACTTATTCTACGAGATGTATGCATTTACCCTTACTAGAGGACTTTTTCAACCTTGCCCAATGCCTGTTGATTGCACCTTCTCTGTGCTGCCAGGCTCCAGTTAACACTTTTATTACAACATTTGCCATACCGTATTCTAATACccgttttcttttcttgtactcCCTGACCACAGGAAATGTTTATCAGTACATTATCTGCACTCAGAAAAGAGCCTGGGACAAAGtaattattcaacaaatatatattagATGAATTAATAATATACTAAATAACTCAACAGACATCTGTTGAGGAACTACTATATAACAAAGGGCATGTGCTAAGCTGAACAGGCACAAAGATGATAAACAGGGTGTTTCTGATTCATGACAAGATGACCAACTAGCAAGAATTCCTGGTTTTCTCCTCCCTCATCACAATTCTCTCtgagaaaattataaaagaaatactGGATCTAAGGAACCAACATGAAAACTATGAGGAACACCTGGAGAGGTCAAAGGTTATTGGGAACTAGTGTGCATGGGGCAAGAGGGTGGAACATGGGAGCAGGAAGCTGGTTTGGCTTCTGGCTAGATGCAGCAGTGGTAAAACTTATTAGTAGAGTTTTTaagtttttcctctttcctctctCCAACATTGCCTTGGGAGAATCACTGTCTGCCTTAGTGTCTTTGTAAGACAGAAATCAGTAGCCAACCAAGCTCCATGGTGTTAGCAGGATAACATCAGGCTAACTATAAACCTGTGGTGGAATGAAAAGCTGATGAGAATGATTAGTGGGGTGGTCAAGGGTGGTTTTCTGATACCTAGGGCTCCTCCACTCTTGAGCTCATTATCTCACATCTCCTTAAATTCACTAACATTATGAATCTTATATCCTTAATAGTAACAAACACTATAAAAGCTTAGGAATTATCTGAATGAAGAATACACAGGACTCATATGGAAGATACTTTTAAATTCATTAAAAGACATAAGAAAATATCTGAATAACTTTAGATTACATGCTTAATATTTAATATTACAAATATGTGAAACTTTCCCCAAATTAATCTATAATTTCAATGCTATTGCAATAAAAATTCCAAACAGAATTCTTGAGAAACTTGATTAACAATTTAAAATTTGTACGAAATAATAAGTTAGACTGAAAAgctaaatcaacaacaaaaaagaaaagagaagaaacttGTCCTACTAGATACTAAGACATACTACAAAGTCACAGTACTCAAAACACTAGGATAGTGGCACAGGAagagacaaatagatcaatggaatgaAGCAGAGACAGACCCATTATAATGggaactttatatatatataatgaaaggGTCACCAGAAACCTATAGAGAAAGGATGAACCATTTAGTAGTTGTTGGGGAAAATGGTCCACtatacagagaaaaataaaacttgaTCTCCACTTAACATTAAATACAAAGGTGTATCACAAAGGAATTGAAGAATGAAATGTGAAATTTAAAACTGCAAAAGATATTGTAAGAGAATATCTCTGAGACTTCATCGTGGAAAGAACAAAAGCATGAAATAAAAATATCGATGGATTTTATTACAAAATATTAAGGATTTCTGTTCCATAAAGGAGACCAAGAAGGAGCGTGCCAGAATTCAGATGAGGAGAAAGCATTTGCAATGCTTCAAATTGACAAGGGCCTCCTAGCAAGACTATACAGGAAACTCCTGAAAACCAGTAACAAAAAGATAAGATCTCAcagtagaaaaatgggcaaaagatatgaaccagCAATTTATAGAACAAGAATCCCAAGTAGCTAACAACACATAGTCCAACTATAAGTAATTAAAGTAACGCAAATTAAAACAGCAGTAATATATTCCTTTATGCATTCAAAATTGGCAAAAATTAGAAAACAGGATAATGTCCAACGTCAATGTGGACTTAGGAGTTGCAGAAAATTTCAGGTACTGCTGGAGGAAATACACATTAGTGTAGTCATTCTGGTGACCAGCTGGACAGTACTTAGTCAAATTAAGGAGCTGCATCCTCAGGGACCCTGCAACCCCTTTCTAGGGTGTATACACTCCAGAGATTCAGGTCCATGTGGAAACGTGGCATTGTTTGCAATAGGGAAAAACTAGAGGCAATACAGATATCCCAGGGGGAATATAGATAAATGGAAGTCATGCACACTAGGATATTATGGGCTAGTTGGAAGCAACAGATGAAAATACAGAATTAGATCTGTAATATAATACGACTTTGGTTAATTAAAAATACATGTACACTAAATAATTCTATATGCTATACAAGGAGATATGCACGTAAAAGGACGTTCATCAAATCCATTAGAATGTTTACCTACAGGGTTGGAGCAAGAGGGTCAATATGGCAGTAGGGACTGAGGATAAGGCAGTAGGGACTGAGGATAGAAGGGGGCAAATAAATTAAGAAAGAGAACCAGATACCAATGATGATAGTGTGAGGAATATGACTGACTTAACCCTCTTCACCTGAGGTGCAGCATAAAAATTACTAACAGCAATAATGAATAAAATGTGGTCATCATCACAGAAAGATCAAAAGATCACTAATGGGCAGACAGCTATAAAAacagataaatatataaaatgcatTCTGTACCATGATAAATAGGAAATATGGAACCCCAAAAAGAGCACTGTGTATTAGCTTTGCCATTCAGTGAATGCAAGTGGTATTCAGTGGTGATAGCAAACAAACTCTCTACTAAGCACCTATCACACTGTGTGGCAATTATGTGCTGAAAGATGTATGTGGCTCCACTACCAGACTCTGGGCTCCTTGAGAGTTTGGACTTGCTCTTTTTCTTCATAAAATAGGAAGCATAGGATAGTGGTTGGCTTCCTGGGTTTGAAAGCTAGCTCCAATatttcctggctgtgtgaccttggtcaagttgctTAATATCTCTGTGCCTTATACCTCTCACATGTAAAATGGTGAcaataatagcacctacctcatagAGTATTTGTGAAGATAAAATTAGTTACTAAATGTAAAGCACTCAGAATAGTCCCTGACTCATATTAAATACTCAATAATTTATTACTATTGTTCTTGCTGTTATGCAGCTCAATGCTTTTAACTCATTAAGAGATCAATGTACATCTATCAAATTgaattcttcctcccttccttatACAATACACATCCCAGGTTCCCTCTTCTCTTCTGACTGTATCCTCAGAACCCTACCCCAGAATAACTCACAGAGGCCCCCGGTCCCGAGGGTCACTACTGGAACGCAGAGCCTTTATGATGAGCACAGTGCCAGCAATGATGCTCACCAGGCCCACCACCAGGCCTAGAGCACAGACCACATTCTCCGTCGTCTCAGGCACCTGGATTGGCTCCTGggcctctgggggaagaatgaaGAGATAGGGTCAGAAGCTGCAACGAGGTGTCGAACTGGCCTAGGATGTGTATGGGCTTTGGAGGTTATAGACCACCTGATGGCATGTTAGGATAAAGAGAAGACTGAGACCTGGTGAGTGGTGAAACCAGGAGCGGAGGGCACCAAGTCCTGGGACTAAAGAGGGCACAAGGGAGATTATTGAGAGGGAAAGAGGCTCCATACCCCAGTGCTTGAGGAGAGGCTCCTCCAGGCCCCAGTGCTCCACCTTGCAGTCATAGACGTCCTCTGCCGAGGGCACGAAGGTCAGGTAGTGGAACTTGTGGAACTTGTAGAATTTATAATCTGTTCTGGGCAGGAAGAGGCTCTCACCAACACCCTCAGTGATCGTCTGCCCATTGCGTAGCCACGTGACATTAAGCACTGGAGGGAAGAACCTGTCGACATGGCAGATGAGGGTGTTGGGCTGGCCCAGCTCCACAGGCTCCTTAGGAAACACGGTCACCTCAGGGGCATCTGAGGGGAGACGGGACATGGTGAGTGCCCTGTTCTGGGATGAATGAAAAAGCTCCACCTTTGGGGTATCATCTCTCTCAGGATCGTGATTCAGAGCCAAGAGTCTCATTCCACTGATCAACCTCACTCAGCTCAATCTTTCTCTTGACAAGAAGGAAGATCCAAGCCCTTGGCTATACTGGACTAAGCCCACTGTCACCCAGGGAAAGATGACCACTCAGTAGTGGGCATCTGGGTCTCCCATTCTGTATGTGGCAGAGGAACACTCTCCTCCCTTCCCAGTAGAACTAATGAGGAAGAAGCAGAGATAGACAGTACCACTGGTGGCTTGGGTGTGGTTGGAACGTTCAGTCAAGATCTTCAAGCTGCTCTTCATTATAGCAATGTCGGCCAACCCGCCTTGAGCATCAAAGGAAAAGGCTCGGCCAAACTCTGGCAGATGCCAGACAGTCTCCTTCTTGTCCAGGTCCACGTAGAACATCTCATCCTCATCAAACTCAAACATATACTCCCCTGATGGACTACGTGTCTGTACAAACTCTGCATAAGTTGACACATGATCCGCTgcataaagagagaaaaagatgaCAAAATGTAAATATGAATATGTAAGTGGTAGAAATCAGAGAATGGATAAagatttattaatataaaaaaggcaggagggaagtgGGCAAAGGAAGAACATAAAAGGAAAGGAGTGACACCAAAAAGGCAATAATGTAGAGTAGACAGTAGCCGCTACAAAAAGAAATGACAGAGGAACGAAATGAGAAAAGCGTATTATTGAGGAGTCAGGAGGCTTCCTTGGTCTTTGAAAGTCTAGGTATCATGACCCTTCAGaaatatcaataataataatgacaagtaacatttattgaatacatactatgagccaggcaccatactaagtgctttacatatattttttcacTGAATGGTGACAGTAACCCTATGAAGCAAATACATTAATACCATTTAGCAGATTATAAAATGCAgtgagtttaagtaacttgctcaagctCTCATAACTATTGGTGGAACTAGTAGATTTTTCTCTACCCATAAGATCTCAGAATTCTAGAGATTTACATCATAAGGTTTCAgatgtaaaattatttttaaagtcatGGGGAGAGGGAATTTTACTTTTTCTATTTActgagaataataaaaaaaaaatagacgggAAAAATAGAAAACTGAGGGGGAGAAGAAAACATCCTTCAAATTTGAgtgctttttataatttttaagtttCTGTTTTGGTTTATGAACCTGAAACCGCAGGATGCATCCTTTGTTCAGAAAAGTTTTCATTTTAGGCATATCAAATTCAAACATGTAGTACCACTGTTTTGGCAATAGTTCTAAGCTTTCTCTTTGgatttatatttttcatatttaatcTAAGTGGAACTACAAGTTGTTGCtgaatttgaaatacctgtgggaTTTAAGTTATTTTCCTTCTTAATCTTACCAGTTTATAAGAAGTAgaaaaaacaagaagataaaaaagaaaCTGACATTAAATAAAGCAATCAAAACAGAACAATTTGGGGGTTTAGAATAATAGATACATAAGACTGAAAAGGGAGCCTGggggtgcagcagttaagagctcagctgctaaccaaaaggtcagtagctcaaatccaccagctgctcattagaagccctgtagagcagttctactaggtcctatagggttgctgagtcagaactgactcaatggcatgtcCTATTGCGTAAGAGTGAAAAGAGACTTTAGGGATTATCTGGTCAAACCTCCTAACTCTTGGATTTTCCCTGTAGCAGCCTCAATATTTGGGGTCCCCTCCTGTGTTTGTACACTTCCAGGGCGAGAAAGATCATTCCTTGACAAGGACATCTAGGTTCCTCCTCAGTTTTAAAAGTTTAGAGGAATTACCTTCTGAAAAGAGGGTAAgataaaaatagacaaaatcctCTAAAAGCTAAGAACAAAGTTGTCTACATGTAGTTTGTAGGTCTTTTGATGCTATATTTTTTAACATCTTCACAAATTCTGGGGTCTAAAGATCAGCCAGATTgagacaaataatttttttcaacttttttttaattcagacaaaaaaaaatattataagcCTACTGTATGTCAAGAATTGTTAGACACTAAAGATTCAAACAAAAATAAGATAAAGTTCTTGTCCTCAAGATGCTTGCAATCCGGAGACAGACAAATAAAAAGACAACTACAGGCACAGTTTGGTAAACACAGAAATATTGGTATGTACACGGTGCTATGAGGAATGAAGAGGATGTACACTGAAATCAAACA encodes the following:
- the LOC100671798 gene encoding HLA class II histocompatibility antigen, DP alpha 1 chain isoform X1 gives rise to the protein MFQMKDVILRALALASLLSLQRAGAIKADHVSTYAEFVQTRSPSGEYMFEFDEDEMFYVDLDKKETVWHLPEFGRAFSFDAQGGLADIAIMKSSLKILTERSNHTQATSDAPEVTVFPKEPVELGQPNTLICHVDRFFPPVLNVTWLRNGQTITEGVGESLFLPRTDYKFYKFHKFHYLTFVPSAEDVYDCKVEHWGLEEPLLKHWEAQEPIQVPETTENVVCALGLVVGLVSIIAGTVLIIKALRSSSDPRDRGPL
- the LOC100671798 gene encoding HLA class II histocompatibility antigen, DP alpha 1 chain isoform X2; the protein is MFQMKDVILRALALASLLSLQRAGAIKADHVSTYAEFVQTRSPSGEYMFEFDEDEMFYVDLDKKETVWHLPEFGRAFSFDAQGGLADIAIMKSSLKILTERSNHTQATSDAPEVTVFPKEPVELGQPNTLICHVDRFFPPVLNVTWLRNGQTITEGVGESLFLPRTDYKFYKFHKFHYLTFVPSAEDVYDCKVEHWGLEEPLLKHWGDNIYVKEEDLRDI